Proteins from a genomic interval of Liolophura sinensis isolate JHLJ2023 chromosome 3, CUHK_Ljap_v2, whole genome shotgun sequence:
- the LOC135463693 gene encoding probable peptidyl-tRNA hydrolase 2 isoform X2 — protein MDAGSEEPTMFTPREDLLEVLMSMGFSRNASVKGLFYTKNCNPDLAAGWIIENQDKDLETPLEDEGDSSTDDEDGNFPVCGDLFKMVFVVNQELKMGIGKIAARTAHACLGLYRLLLENQYKYGEMLLNWEQYGETKVVLGANSTTELMELKVKATSQELPHYIVQDAGRTQVAAGSFTVLGIMGKVDQVDLVTGKLKLLS, from the exons ATGGACGCAGGCAGTGAAGAGCCTACTATGTTCACACCCAGAGAGGATCTGCTAGAAGTACTCATGTCCATGGGATTCTCCAGAAATGCTTCCGTTAAG GGGTTATTTTATACCAAAAACTGTAATCCTGACTTAGCAGCTGGATGGATCATCGAAAATCAAGACAAAGACCTGGAAACACCTTTG GAAGACGAGGGAGACAGTAGCACAGACGATGAGGATGGGAATTTCCCGGTGTGCGGGGATTTATTCAAGATGGTGTTTGTCGTGAATCAGGAGCTGAAGATGGGCATAGGGAAGATCGCTGCCCGGACCGCTCACGCCTGCCTCGGCCTGTATCGCCTGCTGCTGGAGAACCAGTACAAATATGGGGAAATGCTCCTAAACTGGGAACAGTATGG AGAGACGAAAGTTGTACTCGGAGCCAACTCTACAACTGAGTTAATGGAACTGAAGGTCAAGGCGACTTCTCAGGAGTTGCCACATTACATAGTACAAGACGCTGGTAGGACGCAG gTCGCTGCTGGATCGTTTACTGTGCTTGGCATTATGGGAAAAGTTGATCAAGTGGATTTGGTGACAGGGAAATTAAAGTTACTTTCCTGA
- the LOC135463640 gene encoding squalene synthase-like produces the protein MDLLKSFAHPDEVVALLKFKLGGYSKTMPKNDYDKMSKTLQKCYDYLNKTSRSFAAVIQALEGDLRHAVCIFYLVLRALDTVEDDMTIPVKVKVPMLMNFHKNLYDRSWNFTESKEKDRMVLEDFPTITHEFLELARHYQVVIEDITKRMGKGMTVFLDKGVGSMEEWNEYCHYVAGLVGIGLSQLFSASGLEGSIVGQDQRLANNMGLFLQKTNIIRDYLEDSVEGREFWPKAAWGKYASKLSDLAKPEKRVDAVLCLNELITNTLELVPDLMTYMSRLKNQSIFNFCAIPQVMAIATLERCYDNPGVFTGVVKIRKGEAVRMMMEATSLDSVKAIFAYFLNQINKRIPGSGRATEKTRSVCTQALQMTQTSHSYTTVSIYPPLYVSCAMLVSAILWKYWASVATLYSYSNDNSDN, from the exons ATGGATCTTCTAAAGTCTTTCGCCCACCCTGACGAAGTTGTGGCTTTGCTCAAATTTAAACTTGGCGGATATTCGAAAACTATGCCGAAGAATGACTAT gacaAGATGTCGAAGACTTTACAAAAGTGCTATGATTACTTAAATAAAACAAGTCGGAGTTTTGCTGCTGTAATTCAAGCTCTGGAAGGCGACCTCAG GCATGCTGTGTGTATATTTTACCTGGTACTGAGGGCTCTGGATACAGTAGAAGATGACATGACGATACCCGTGAAAGTGAAAGTGCCCATGCTTATgaactttcacaaaaatctcTACGACAGAAGCTGGAATTTCACTGAGAGCAAAGAGAAAGATCGAATGGTTCTGGAAGATTTCCCTACC ATTACACACGAGTTCCTTGAGTTAGCCAGACACTATCAGGTGGTCATTGAAGACATCACCAAGAGGATGGGCAAAGGGATGACTGTGTTCTTGGACAAGGGAGTCGGATCCATGGAGGAATGGAATGAG TACTGTCACTATGTGGCGGGTCTGGTGGGTATTGGCCTGTCACAGCTGTTCTCAGCCTCAGGGCTTGAAGGTAGCATTGTGGGACAGGATCAGAGGCTAGCAAACAACATGGGGCTGTtcctacagaaaacaaacatcATCAGGGACTATCTAGAGGACTCTGTGGAAGGGAGAGAATTCTGGCCCAAAGCT GCATGGGGAAAGTATGCCAGTAAGCTGTCGGATCTGGCCAAGCCGGAAAAGCGTGTTGATGCAGTATTGTGTCTTAACGAGCTTATTACAAATACGTTGGAACTGGTGCCCGATCTCATGACATACATGTCTCGCCTGAAAAACCAGTCCATCTTCAACTTCTGTGCCATTCCTCAG GTTATGGCAATAGCCACCTTGGAGCGTTGCTATGACAACCCAGGTGTGTTTACAGGTGTGGTGAAGATTCGTAAAGGTGAAGCCGTCCGTATGATGATGGAGGCGACTTCCCTGGACAGCGTAAAAGCGATCTTTGCTTACTTTCTGAACCAG ATAAACAAGAGAATACCAGGTAGTGGTCGTGCGACCGAAAAGACGCGATCAGTGTGCACCCAGGCCCTCCAGATGACGCAGACGTCGCATTCGTACACCACTGTCAGTATTTACCCCCCTTTGTACGTGTCCTGCGCTATGCTGGTCTCTGCAATACTCTGGAAGTACTGGGCCAGCGTGGCAACTCTTTACTCTTACTCAAATGATAACTCTGACAACTGA
- the LOC135463693 gene encoding probable peptidyl-tRNA hydrolase 2 isoform X1 has product MFNVSSYFVRAKPDLGRLVPIQTDMDAGSEEPTMFTPREDLLEVLMSMGFSRNASVKGLFYTKNCNPDLAAGWIIENQDKDLETPLEDEGDSSTDDEDGNFPVCGDLFKMVFVVNQELKMGIGKIAARTAHACLGLYRLLLENQYKYGEMLLNWEQYGETKVVLGANSTTELMELKVKATSQELPHYIVQDAGRTQVAAGSFTVLGIMGKVDQVDLVTGKLKLLS; this is encoded by the exons ATGTTTAATGTTTCCAGTTATTTTGTAAGAGCGAAGCCGGATCTTGGCCGACTTGTACCAATACAAACAG ACATGGACGCAGGCAGTGAAGAGCCTACTATGTTCACACCCAGAGAGGATCTGCTAGAAGTACTCATGTCCATGGGATTCTCCAGAAATGCTTCCGTTAAG GGGTTATTTTATACCAAAAACTGTAATCCTGACTTAGCAGCTGGATGGATCATCGAAAATCAAGACAAAGACCTGGAAACACCTTTG GAAGACGAGGGAGACAGTAGCACAGACGATGAGGATGGGAATTTCCCGGTGTGCGGGGATTTATTCAAGATGGTGTTTGTCGTGAATCAGGAGCTGAAGATGGGCATAGGGAAGATCGCTGCCCGGACCGCTCACGCCTGCCTCGGCCTGTATCGCCTGCTGCTGGAGAACCAGTACAAATATGGGGAAATGCTCCTAAACTGGGAACAGTATGG AGAGACGAAAGTTGTACTCGGAGCCAACTCTACAACTGAGTTAATGGAACTGAAGGTCAAGGCGACTTCTCAGGAGTTGCCACATTACATAGTACAAGACGCTGGTAGGACGCAG gTCGCTGCTGGATCGTTTACTGTGCTTGGCATTATGGGAAAAGTTGATCAAGTGGATTTGGTGACAGGGAAATTAAAGTTACTTTCCTGA